GGTATGCACTATCGTTACAGATAAGTATTCGATATCGCTAACGATTCGAGGCTCAAAACGGCCCGGCTGCCCGATTTCAGGGCAATGCGGCTGGACGCGTTAGTCATTTCCAGTACCGTGGAAATCGAGGCTAGGCAAGGAAAAGGAAGCCATTGAGGCCTATCTGGCGGCACTTAAACACGACCCCGATTTCGGCCGCGCGTATGCAGGTTTAGCCGCCACCTACTATGCCCAAGGGGAAATCCCGTTGGCTGAAAGATTCTACAAGGATGCCCTGAACCGGATCGAGCAGATGACGGACCGGGAAAAACACAGGACTCGCGGAGGGTACTATCTCTTCAAGCAAAACTACAAGCTGGCAACCGAGGAATATGCCGCCCTGGTAAAGGAACATCCGAAAGATATGGCAGGGCACACCAATCTGGCTTTGGCATATTTCATGGCCTACAAAATGGAGGATGCTTTCCAGGAAGGCCTGCGTGCTATCGAGATCGATCCCGAAAATCTCGATTATCGCTATAACCAAAGCTGGTATGCGCTTGCCTCCGGCAACCTTGACAGCGCCACTAAGGAGGCGCGCAAGACGCTCCAAATCGATCCCTCGTACGCCAAGGCATTTGTGGTTCTTGCCCTCACGGAGTTGGCGAGAAACCGGTCTGACGAGGCCATGAAAATCTATCGGCAGCTTGAGGTCTTAGGTCCCCTAGGCGCATCCCTGTCTGCCTCCGGGCTGGCCGACCTCGCCATATATGAAGGCCGGCTGAACGATGCCCTGACAATCCTCGAGAAGGGTATCGCCGCTGACCTTGCAAAGAATTTCAATTACCGAGCTGCTGACAAATCCATCATGGTCGCGCAGACCCGTCTGCGCCAGGGCAAGAAAGTTGCGGCCGAAAAAGCAGCGGACCAGGCAATCAAGGCGAATCGCAGAGAAGAGATCTTATTCGCCGCCGCCCAGGTCTATGTCGAAGCGGGCGCCGGGGATAAGGCCCAAGTTATCGCGCAGACCCTGGACAAAAGCATTCAGGATATTCATCAGGCTTATGGCAAACTGATTGAAGGCAGTATGGCTCTTAAGAGAGGAATTCCAATCCAGGCCCTGAAGTCCTTTCAGGACGCGCAGGTCACGGTGGATACCTGGCTGGGACGATTTTCTCTGGGACGCACCTATCTTGAGGCAGGAGCCTTTCCAGAAGCCTGTTCGGAATTCGAGAAATGCGAAAAGCGGATGGGCGAGACGACGTCCATTTTCCTGAATGATCTCCCGAGTTATCGATATCTGGATGAGTTTTATTACTATCTCGGTCGCGCGCAAGAAGGCCAAGGGGGCAAGAACGCCGCCAGGAGATCCTATCAAAAATTCCTCGACCTCAAGTCGAAAGCTGATAAAGACGACTCACTAATTGCCGATGCCAGAAGAAGGCTGAATTCACTCTGAATTCACCAAGGGGCAACCTATATCAGCGAATCGCAACATGGACGAACAGGTATTTTCCTGAGCTGGCGTCCCTGACACGTGCGCCGGACAGAGTAAGTCTGCAAAAATTCCAGGCTCGCAACGCCCTCTTCTCTCATCCTTTTCCATAAGTCCCGATGTTTGAGGTTTTGCCGCTATTGCTTCGGGCCACTTGCCTCATAAGTCGGTAAACCGGAGAAGTGACTTGAATTAGACCTCCAAGAAACGAGCATCAATGTATCTATGGTTCCAACTGGTATACCGGGCCAGCGGGCGCTGGCACATATCTTGACCCGATCAATCGAAAGGAACAAGCATCGAGCGCGGTGCAAAAGCGTTAACCCAGATCGGGATCGAGGATCTTTCTGTCACGCGCGCTTCGGCTCCCGGAGTGTTTTATGAAAGTGAAGGAATGAGCGAGGGACCGCTTGCTGAGGATCTACGCCGCCGATTGGCTGACCCGAGCCCCCTCTTCAGCACTGCGCCCTACCTTTTGCTATTGGTGGGCTGTCCCCGGTCTCCGATGAATATAGTTCCGTACTGTGATAGGCTGTGTGTCTACAGGCTGCGTCCTGTGGAGTGTATGACGCATCAAGTGACGAAAACATGAACCTTGATAACGTCCGTTATGCCGGATTGGCGGCGCGATTTGCCGCCCTGTTCGTTGATCTGCTGGTATTCTGCGCGTTCTTCTTCCCGATCACGCGCCTGGTGAAGGGCGTGTGGCTGATGGCCCCGACCGATCACCGCTGGAGCTCCGGGCTGTTCATCTCCGATCCGATCTGCATCGTGTTTTTCATCGTGATAATTTTGTACTACGTGCTGCTGGAAGGCTTGTTTGGCCAGACGGTGGGCAAATGGGTGCTCGGCCTGCGGGTGATCGCGGTGGGTGGGGGCAGGCCCGGGATCAAGAGGGCTGTGCTCCGCAACGTGCTGCGGGCGGTGGACAGCCTGCCTGCCTTTAACATTCTGGGCGTGCTGCTGATCCTGCGCTCGCCGGAGCGGGCTCGCGTGGGC
The Terriglobia bacterium genome window above contains:
- a CDS encoding RDD family protein gives rise to the protein MNLDNVRYAGLAARFAALFVDLLVFCAFFFPITRLVKGVWLMAPTDHRWSSGLFISDPICIVFFIVIILYYVLLEGLFGQTVGKWVLGLRVIAVGGGRPGIKRAVLRNVLRAVDSLPAFNILGVLLILRSPERARVGDRWAWTRVVHVR
- a CDS encoding tetratricopeptide repeat protein, whose product is MAERFYKDALNRIEQMTDREKHRTRGGYYLFKQNYKLATEEYAALVKEHPKDMAGHTNLALAYFMAYKMEDAFQEGLRAIEIDPENLDYRYNQSWYALASGNLDSATKEARKTLQIDPSYAKAFVVLALTELARNRSDEAMKIYRQLEVLGPLGASLSASGLADLAIYEGRLNDALTILEKGIAADLAKNFNYRAADKSIMVAQTRLRQGKKVAAEKAADQAIKANRREEILFAAAQVYVEAGAGDKAQVIAQTLDKSIQDIHQAYGKLIEGSMALKRGIPIQALKSFQDAQVTVDTWLGRFSLGRTYLEAGAFPEACSEFEKCEKRMGETTSIFLNDLPSYRYLDEFYYYLGRAQEGQGGKNAARRSYQKFLDLKSKADKDDSLIADARRRLNSL